In Eretmochelys imbricata isolate rEreImb1 chromosome 18, rEreImb1.hap1, whole genome shotgun sequence, one genomic interval encodes:
- the NOL9 gene encoding polynucleotide 5'-hydroxyl-kinase NOL9 has product MPRPPALRRFPAARRAQPPRKRLGRGRRQGGPGSGPAARKWRERPGRDAWREYAASFVRAGLLQAPGPAGGGEAAPAARSLAAVEATEGAAVLLLPRAQKLTFTGKCRLTCLYGAVRVFGFTITQEQPPYDLFSPQTHSALTIEAVIYETLEKSKKEMRISARAMLRAHHVPRAARIKLMKNFAPLCSVVLLDGLDTSVTRFILNHPEFSHIFRVKRQKGPCFTPEDAALASTGIGKRDPESGLIFSESSVLAIEELIQACCEEDDGCPVILVCGPKSIGKSTFNRYLINLLLNHLPCVEYLECDLGQTEFTPPGCVSLINVSEPCLGPPFTHQRMPRKMVYYGEASCDQDTERYIDTVKYVFNSYKKEVPLVINTMGWVKGVGLLLLIDIIRLLSPSHIVQISVEDFKDMPRFTPEYINLAAGLHTKGKLQGKCKSMDVSGMEDWKQYEGESDFQTSTTGHKLLCVQPKFPGAGNAGEARVHSSILRDVAMLGYLGQLQPLETKSVLPLHSLVPYQVPFNAVALRVIHTDVAPTHIMYSVNASWVGLCRILDEVRCQTDGPVLLTQTPVCDCLGFGIIRGIDMERKLYHILTPVPPENLRLVNCLLLGNITIPDCVFTNQQGTEGEIPYVTSEYNYDISGAGKLKMKKHLKRREHSR; this is encoded by the exons ATGCCCCGGCCGCCCGCTCTCCGCCGCTTCCCCGCGGCCCGCCGGGCGCAGCCTCCGCGCAAGCGCCTGGGCCGCGGCCGCCGGCAGGGAGGCCCGGGCTCGGGCCCCGCGGCCCGGAAGTGGCGGGAGCGGCCCGGCCGGGACGCGTGGCGGGAATACGCCGCCTCCTTCGTGCGCGCGGGGCTGCTGCAGGCGCCGGGCCCGGCGGGCGGCGGGGAGGCGGCCCCGGCAGCGCGCAGCCTCGCCGCGGTGGAGGCCACAGAGGGCGCCGCGGTGCTGCTCCTGCCGCGCGCCCAG AAGCTGACCTTCACTGGGAAATGCCGCCTGACCTGCCTCTATGGTGCAGTCCGAGTGTTTGGATTTACTATCACTCAGGAGCAGCCTCCCTACGACCTCTTCTCCCCTCAGACCCACTCTGCCCTGACCATCGAAGCAGTGATCTACGAGACGCTGGAGAAATCGAAAAAGGAGATGAGGATATCAGCCAGGGCGATGCTCAGAGCCCATCATGTGCCACGTG CTGCTAGAATTAAACTGATGAAAAATTTTGCCCCTTTGTGTTCCGTGGTGCTGTTGGATGGTCTGGATACCTCGGTTACAAGATTCATTCTTAATCACCCAGAGTTCTCCCATATCTTCAGAGTAAAG AGACAAAAGGGTCCTTGCTTCACACCAGAAGATGCAGCTCTAGCTTCTACTGGTATTGGAAAACGTGATCCTGAAAGcggcctgattttttcagagagTTCAGTTTTGGCAATTGAAGAGTTAATACAAGCGTGTTGTG AGGAAGATGATGGTTGTCCTGTCATTCTGGTGTGTGGCCCAAAAAGTATTGGAAAATCAACATTTAACAGATATCTCATTAACCTGTTGCTGAATCA CCTTCCTTGTGTTGAATATTTGGAATGTGATCTGGGACAGACAGAGTTTACACCACCTGGCTGTGTCTCCTTAATTAATGTGTCAGAGCCATGTCTTG GGCCACCATTCACTCATCAGCGAATGCCACGTAAAATGGTGTATTATGGAGAAGCTAGTTGTGATCAGGATACCGAAAGATATATTGACACAGTAAAGTATGTGTTTAACTCCTACAAGAAAGAAGTGCCTTTGGTCATCAATACAATGGGATGGGTGAAAG GTGTTGGATTGCTGCTTCTGATTGATATCATTCGACTGCTGTCACCCAGTCACATTGTTCAGATCAGTGTGGAAGACTTTAAGGATATGCCTCGCTTTACCCCAGAATATATTAATCTTGCTGCTGGCCTACATACAAAAGGCAAACTACAGGGCAAGTGTAAGAGCATGGACGTGAGTGGAATGGAGGATTGGAAGCAGTATGAAGGAGAAAGCGACTTTCAAACATCGACTACAGGGCATAAATTGCTGTGCGTACAACCAAAATTTCCTGGAGCAGGGAATGCTGGTGAAGC ACGGGTCCACAGCAGTATCCTCCGGGATGTGGCAATGTTAGGTTACCTtggccagctgcagcctctgGAAACAAAATCAGTACTTCCTTTACATAGTTTGGTTCCCTATCAG GTACCTTTCAATGCTGTTGCGCTCAGGGTTATTCACACTGATGTTGCTCCTACACACATCATGTATTCAGTAAATGCCAGCTGGGTCGGTCTCTGCAGGATATTGGATGAGGTCAGATGTCAGACTGATGGGCCAGTCTTGCTTACACAGACACCAGTCTGTGATTGCTTGGGCTTCG gaattaTCCGAGGGATTGACATGGAGAGGAAGCTTTACCATATTCTGACTCCAGTACCTCCAGAAAACTTAAGACTTGTAAACTGTCTGCTGCTGGGAAATATCACCATTCCAGATTGTGTCTTTACAAACCAG CAGGGAACTGAAGGGGAGATCCCCTATGTGACATCTGAATACAATTATGACATTTCGGGAGCTGGGAAGTTGAAAATGAAGAAGCACCTCAAGAGAAGAGAACACAGTAGATAA